Proteins from a single region of Pseudomonas phenolilytica:
- a CDS encoding YqfO family protein, producing MYKLCFYVPESHLDAVKKAVFAAGAGRIGAYDNCCWQTLGHGQYRPLENSQPFLGQLGQVQQVAEWKVELVVADELIHDSVKALKKAHPYETPAFDVWRLSDMQF from the coding sequence ATGTACAAGCTGTGTTTCTACGTTCCGGAGAGCCATCTGGATGCAGTCAAGAAAGCAGTGTTCGCAGCCGGTGCCGGCCGTATCGGCGCTTACGATAACTGCTGCTGGCAGACGCTCGGGCATGGCCAGTACCGTCCGCTGGAGAACAGCCAGCCTTTTCTCGGGCAACTGGGGCAGGTGCAACAGGTCGCTGAGTGGAAGGTCGAGCTGGTGGTTGCCGACGAGCTGATTCATGACAGCGTCAAAGCGTTGAAGAAGGCGCATCCCTACGAAACGCCGGCGTTCGATGTCTGGCGTCTGTCGGACATGCAGTTCTGA
- a CDS encoding L,D-transpeptidase family protein codes for MRWLFAVFCFTFATLSHANATPHLDGTSIDKVLVIKSERQLHLLSRGKTLKSYRVSLGKQPAGAKLREGDQRTPEGLYWIDWRKPSDKFNLSMHISYPNARDLARAEAQGVPPGDMIMLHGTPLDEEYPEWFFHTLDWTEGCIALKNADMQEIWQLVRNGTLIEIRP; via the coding sequence ATGCGCTGGCTGTTCGCCGTTTTCTGTTTTACCTTCGCCACTCTTTCCCATGCCAATGCAACGCCGCATCTGGACGGGACGTCAATCGACAAGGTGCTGGTCATCAAGTCCGAACGCCAGCTACATCTGCTCAGCCGTGGCAAGACCCTCAAGAGTTATCGCGTCTCGCTCGGCAAACAGCCAGCCGGCGCCAAGCTGCGCGAGGGTGACCAGCGCACTCCCGAAGGGCTCTACTGGATCGATTGGCGCAAGCCCAGCGACAAATTCAATCTGTCCATGCACATCTCCTACCCCAACGCCCGCGACCTCGCTCGCGCCGAGGCGCAGGGCGTGCCGCCCGGGGACATGATCATGCTGCACGGCACGCCGCTGGACGAGGAGTATCCTGAGTGGTTCTTCCACACCCTCGATTGGACCGAGGGCTGCATTGCGCTGAAGAACGCCGACATGCAGGAAATCTGGCAGTTGGTGCGCAACGGTACGCTGATCGAAATCCGGCCTTGA
- a CDS encoding CoA pyrophosphatase produces the protein MLDTILRRVRDYSPHLLEPEGRLPEAAVLMPITRSEDPELVLTLRASGLSTHGGEVAFPGGRRDPEDRDLMHTALREAEEEVGLAPGMVEVIGPLSSLISVHGIHVTPYVGIVPDYVEYRANDAEIASVFSVPLSFFCQDPREVTHRIDYQGQSWYIPSYRYGEYQIWGLTAIMIVELVNLVYDAGIEMRKASASFIDLTGRAAR, from the coding sequence ATGCTGGATACCATTCTTCGCCGGGTGCGCGACTACTCTCCGCATCTTCTGGAGCCGGAGGGGCGACTGCCCGAGGCGGCCGTCCTGATGCCCATCACCCGAAGCGAGGATCCGGAGCTGGTGTTGACACTGCGCGCCAGCGGGCTGTCGACGCATGGCGGCGAGGTGGCGTTTCCCGGGGGGCGCCGCGATCCGGAGGATCGCGACCTCATGCATACAGCGTTGCGCGAGGCGGAGGAGGAGGTCGGTCTGGCGCCGGGCATGGTTGAGGTCATCGGGCCACTGAGCAGCCTGATTTCGGTGCACGGCATTCATGTCACGCCCTACGTCGGCATCGTTCCCGATTACGTGGAGTATCGCGCCAACGACGCGGAGATCGCCTCGGTGTTCTCCGTCCCGCTGAGCTTCTTCTGTCAGGACCCTCGCGAGGTCACGCATCGTATCGATTATCAGGGGCAGAGCTGGTACATCCCATCTTACCGATATGGCGAATACCAAATCTGGGGGCTGACGGCGATCATGATCGTCGAGCTGGTGAATCTGGTTTACGACGCCGGTATCGAGATGCGCAAGGCCTCGGCATCTTTCATCGATCTCACCGGGCGCGCCGCACGCTGA
- a CDS encoding gamma carbonic anhydrase family protein, producing MKYRLGESRVQAHPQSWVAPTATLIGKVRLDEGASVWFGAVLRGDNELIHVGPNSNVQDGSVMHTDMGHPLTLGTGVTVGHNAMLHGCSVGDYSLIGINAVILNGAKIGKHCIIGANTLIAEGKEIPDGSLVVGSPGKVVRELSEEQKKMLEASAAHYVHNAQRYARELEPDE from the coding sequence GTGAAATACCGTCTGGGAGAATCGCGCGTCCAAGCCCATCCGCAGAGCTGGGTTGCTCCGACGGCGACGCTGATCGGCAAGGTTCGTCTCGATGAGGGGGCGAGCGTGTGGTTCGGCGCCGTGTTGCGTGGCGACAACGAACTGATCCATGTCGGCCCGAACAGCAACGTTCAGGATGGCAGCGTGATGCATACCGACATGGGGCATCCGCTGACGCTGGGCACCGGCGTCACCGTCGGCCATAACGCCATGCTGCATGGCTGCAGCGTCGGCGATTACAGCCTGATCGGCATCAATGCGGTGATCCTCAACGGCGCGAAGATTGGCAAGCACTGCATCATCGGCGCCAACACGCTGATTGCCGAGGGCAAGGAAATACCTGACGGCTCGCTGGTGGTGGGCTCGCCAGGCAAGGTGGTGCGCGAACTGAGCGAGGAGCAGAAGAAGATGCTCGAAGCCAGCGCTGCGCACTACGTACACAACGCCCAGCGCTACGCGCGCGAGTTGGAGCCGGACGAGTGA
- a CDS encoding DUF1289 domain-containing protein has translation MSDRDKPVSSPCVSLCALDEDDVCVGCQRSADEIRRWGLMDNDERRQVLRQCAERARASGQLI, from the coding sequence GTGAGCGACCGCGACAAGCCTGTCAGCTCGCCCTGCGTCAGCCTCTGCGCGTTGGATGAGGACGACGTGTGCGTGGGCTGCCAGCGCAGCGCCGATGAGATTCGTCGCTGGGGGCTCATGGACAATGATGAGCGACGCCAAGTGTTGCGCCAGTGCGCCGAGCGAGCCCGCGCCAGCGGACAACTGATTTAG
- the purT gene encoding formate-dependent phosphoribosylglycinamide formyltransferase, with protein MPRIGTPLTASATRVLLCGSGELGKELVIELQRLGVEVIAVDRYANAPAMQVAHRSHVIDMLDGAALRAVIEREQPHYIVPEIEAIATATLVELEAEGFTVIPTARAAQLTMNREGIRRLAAEELGLPTSPYHFADSLAECRAAALALGFPCLIKPVMSSSGKGQTLLRSEADIDAAWEYAQAGGRAGRGRVIVEGFIDFDYEITLLTVRHAGGSTFCQPIGHRQQKGDYQESWQPQPVCAAALAQAERIALAVTDALGGRGVFGVELFIKGEQVWFCEISPRPHDTGLVTLVSQDLSEFALHARAILGLPIPAIRQLGPSASAVILAEGESTEVCFGNLEGALSEPDTSLRLFGKPGVSGQRRMGVALARDVSLETARAKAQRAAAAVKIQL; from the coding sequence ATGCCCCGAATTGGCACCCCGCTAACTGCCAGCGCCACGCGCGTCCTGCTGTGTGGCTCCGGCGAGCTCGGCAAGGAGCTGGTGATCGAGCTGCAGCGTCTGGGCGTGGAGGTGATCGCGGTGGATCGCTACGCCAACGCTCCGGCCATGCAGGTGGCGCATCGCTCCCATGTGATCGACATGCTTGATGGCGCGGCGCTGCGCGCTGTGATCGAGCGGGAGCAGCCGCACTACATCGTCCCGGAAATCGAGGCCATTGCCACTGCCACGCTGGTTGAACTGGAGGCCGAAGGTTTCACCGTGATCCCAACTGCGCGAGCCGCTCAGCTGACCATGAATCGCGAGGGTATTCGGCGCCTGGCAGCGGAGGAACTGGGCTTGCCGACGTCTCCCTATCATTTCGCCGACTCACTGGCAGAATGCCGGGCGGCGGCACTGGCGCTGGGCTTTCCCTGCCTGATCAAGCCGGTGATGAGTTCGTCCGGCAAGGGGCAGACGCTGCTGCGCAGCGAGGCGGACATCGACGCCGCATGGGAATACGCGCAGGCCGGCGGGCGCGCCGGGCGTGGTCGGGTCATCGTCGAGGGATTCATCGATTTCGATTACGAGATCACGCTGCTCACGGTGCGGCATGCCGGCGGCAGCACCTTCTGCCAGCCGATCGGACACCGGCAGCAAAAGGGCGATTACCAGGAGTCCTGGCAACCGCAACCGGTTTGCGCTGCGGCGCTTGCCCAAGCCGAGCGAATTGCGCTGGCGGTGACCGACGCACTGGGTGGCCGTGGCGTGTTCGGTGTGGAGTTGTTCATCAAGGGCGAGCAGGTCTGGTTCTGCGAGATTTCGCCGCGTCCGCACGATACCGGCCTGGTTACGCTGGTATCGCAGGACCTTTCGGAATTCGCCTTGCATGCGCGGGCGATTCTCGGCTTGCCGATCCCGGCGATTCGCCAGCTCGGCCCCTCCGCCTCGGCCGTCATTCTGGCGGAGGGCGAGTCGACCGAGGTCTGCTTCGGTAATCTGGAAGGAGCGTTGTCTGAGCCGGACACGTCGCTGCGCCTGTTTGGCAAGCCGGGTGTCAGCGGCCAACGGCGGATGGGAGTGGCGCTGGCCCGCGACGTGTCGCTCGAGACTGCGCGGGCGAAGGCTCAGCGCGCCGCGGCGGCGGTCAAGATTCAACTCTAG
- a CDS encoding HlyC/CorC family transporter: MEHLHPGLVVGLLVFLILCSAFFSSSETGMLSLNRYRLRHRAREGHRGARRAIDLLARPDRLLGTILVGNNFVNILASSIATVIAVQLWGEAGIAIATLGVTLLLLIFGEIAPKTFAALHPETVAYPVSLPLAALQKVLYPVVALLGWISNGLLRLAGIDPTAKRSDSLSSEELRSVVRESGSDLPLNRQSMLLGILDLERVTVDDIMIPRNEVAGIDLEDDLETIIGQLRTTSHTRLPVFRKDINQIEGIIHMRHIARLLSHDQLTRDSLLEACSPPYFVPENTPLSTQLLNFQKQKRRIGIVVDEYGDVMGIVTLEDILEEIVGEFSNQDTLRSPDIHPQDDGTQVIDGAAYLREINRALGWQLPCDGPRTLNGLITEALEHIPDSGICLQIGRYRLEILQAADNRVKSVRAWAIEPPRDE, encoded by the coding sequence GTGGAACATCTACATCCCGGCCTAGTGGTCGGACTGCTGGTTTTCCTGATCCTATGTTCCGCGTTCTTTTCGAGCTCCGAAACCGGGATGCTCAGCCTCAACCGCTATCGCCTGCGCCATCGCGCCAGAGAAGGCCATCGCGGAGCCAGGCGCGCCATCGACCTGCTGGCGCGACCGGATCGGCTGCTAGGCACCATTCTGGTCGGCAACAACTTCGTCAACATCCTCGCCTCTTCGATCGCTACGGTGATCGCCGTGCAGCTGTGGGGCGAAGCCGGTATCGCCATCGCCACCCTCGGCGTGACGCTGCTGTTGCTGATCTTCGGCGAAATCGCGCCCAAGACCTTCGCCGCGCTGCATCCGGAAACGGTGGCCTATCCAGTCAGCCTGCCGCTGGCCGCACTGCAGAAGGTGCTGTATCCGGTGGTCGCCCTGCTCGGCTGGATCAGCAACGGCCTGCTGCGCCTGGCCGGCATCGATCCGACCGCCAAGCGCAGCGACAGCCTGTCCAGCGAGGAATTGCGCAGCGTAGTGCGTGAGTCCGGCAGCGATCTGCCACTGAATCGCCAGAGCATGCTGCTCGGCATTCTGGATCTCGAGCGGGTGACGGTGGACGACATCATGATCCCGCGCAACGAGGTCGCGGGCATTGATCTCGAAGACGATCTGGAAACCATCATCGGCCAGCTGCGCACCACCTCGCACACCCGTCTGCCGGTGTTCCGCAAGGACATCAACCAGATCGAAGGCATCATCCACATGCGGCATATCGCCCGCCTGCTCAGCCATGATCAGTTGACCCGCGACAGCCTGCTCGAGGCCTGCAGCCCGCCGTACTTCGTGCCGGAGAACACGCCGCTCTCCACCCAGCTGCTCAATTTCCAGAAACAGAAGCGCCGCATCGGCATCGTCGTCGACGAGTACGGCGATGTGATGGGGATCGTGACCCTGGAAGACATCCTCGAAGAAATCGTCGGCGAGTTCAGCAACCAGGACACCCTGCGCAGCCCAGACATCCATCCTCAGGACGACGGCACGCAGGTTATCGATGGCGCCGCGTACCTGCGCGAGATCAACCGGGCACTCGGCTGGCAGCTTCCCTGCGACGGGCCCAGGACGCTCAACGGGCTGATTACCGAAGCCCTCGAACACATTCCCGACAGCGGTATATGCCTGCAGATCGGCCGCTACCGGCTGGAAATCCTGCAGGCCGCGGACAACCGGGTGAAAAGCGTTCGCGCCTGGGCCATCGAGCCTCCTCGAGACGAGTAG
- a CDS encoding cytochrome C assembly family protein, whose translation MHPLLPSLTAALLYAGVTGYQSLRLAQRSVPDKRLLLVLGALALLAHGASLFMQLLSPSGLHLDFFNASSLIAAAVILLILLALQRMPVENLLVLLFPLGCLTVLFAQFAPTGTAPAITEEAGILAHILLSILAYGMLTIAVFQALLLLLQDHHLKNKHPSGLIRNFPPLQTMESLLFGFLWAGWLLLSASLLSGWLFLDDLFAQHLVHKTLLSVVAWVVFGLLLWGRHQLGWRGYKAIRWTLVGFCLLMLAYFGSKLVREFILHI comes from the coding sequence ATGCACCCTCTGCTGCCCAGCCTCACTGCCGCTCTTCTATATGCTGGCGTCACGGGCTATCAAAGTTTGCGTCTGGCACAACGTTCTGTCCCGGACAAACGTCTGCTGCTCGTGCTCGGCGCGTTGGCACTGTTGGCGCACGGCGCCAGCCTGTTCATGCAGCTGCTTTCCCCGAGCGGCCTGCACCTGGACTTTTTCAATGCCTCAAGCCTGATCGCCGCCGCCGTGATCCTGCTGATTCTCCTGGCCCTGCAACGGATGCCGGTTGAGAACCTGCTGGTGTTGCTGTTTCCGCTCGGCTGCCTGACGGTTTTGTTCGCACAGTTCGCGCCGACCGGCACCGCGCCAGCGATTACTGAAGAAGCGGGCATCCTGGCACACATCCTGTTGTCGATCCTGGCTTACGGCATGCTCACCATCGCGGTGTTCCAGGCGCTGCTGCTGCTGCTGCAGGATCACCATCTGAAGAACAAGCACCCATCAGGGCTGATCCGCAACTTCCCGCCGCTGCAAACCATGGAAAGCCTGCTGTTCGGCTTCCTCTGGGCCGGCTGGCTGCTGCTTTCGGCTTCGCTGCTGTCCGGCTGGCTGTTCCTTGACGACCTGTTCGCCCAGCATCTGGTGCACAAAACCCTGCTGTCGGTGGTCGCCTGGGTGGTCTTCGGCCTGCTGCTGTGGGGTCGCCACCAGCTCGGCTGGCGTGGCTACAAGGCCATCCGTTGGACCCTGGTCGGCTTCTGCCTGTTGATGCTGGCGTACTTCGGCAGCAAGCTGGTTCGCGAATTCATCCTGCACATCTAA
- the ffh gene encoding signal recognition particle protein yields the protein MFENLTDRLSQTLRHVTGKAKLTEDNIKDTLREVRMALLEADVALPVVKDFVNKVKERAVGTEVSKSLTPGQAFVKIVRAELEELMGAANEDLALSVAPPAVVLMAGLQGAGKTTTVGKLARLLKDRKKKSVMVVSADVYRPAAIKQLETLAGEVGVTFFPSDISQKPVEIAQAAIREARLKFIDVVLVDTAGRLAIDADMMAEIQALHAAINPVETLFVVDAMTGQDAANTARAFGDALPLTGVVLTKVDGDARGGAALSVRHITGKPIKFLGMGEKSDALEPFHPDRIASRILGMGDVLSLIEQAEQTLDREKAEKLTKKLKKGKGFDLEDFRDQLQQMKNMGGLGGLMDKLPSIGGVNLAQMGNAQGAAEKQFKQMEAIINSMTPAERRNPDLISGSRKRRIALGSGTQVQDIGRLIKQHKQMQKMMKKVTGKGGMAKMMRGMGGMFPGGGMPKF from the coding sequence ATGTTCGAGAACCTAACCGATCGCCTGTCACAAACCCTTCGCCATGTCACGGGCAAGGCGAAGCTGACCGAGGACAACATCAAGGACACCCTGCGCGAGGTGCGGATGGCCCTGCTCGAGGCCGACGTCGCGCTGCCGGTGGTCAAGGACTTCGTCAACAAGGTCAAGGAGCGTGCGGTCGGCACCGAGGTGTCGAAGAGCCTGACGCCGGGCCAGGCGTTCGTGAAGATCGTGCGTGCCGAGCTCGAGGAGCTGATGGGTGCCGCCAACGAGGATCTGGCGCTGAGTGTCGCGCCGCCGGCAGTGGTGCTGATGGCAGGTCTGCAGGGTGCGGGCAAGACCACGACCGTGGGCAAGCTTGCGCGGCTGCTCAAGGATCGCAAGAAGAAGTCGGTGATGGTCGTGTCGGCCGACGTCTACCGTCCGGCGGCGATCAAGCAGCTGGAAACGCTGGCTGGCGAAGTGGGTGTGACCTTCTTCCCCTCTGATATCAGCCAGAAGCCGGTAGAGATTGCCCAGGCGGCGATCCGCGAGGCGCGGCTGAAGTTCATCGACGTGGTGCTGGTGGATACGGCTGGCCGTCTGGCCATCGATGCCGACATGATGGCCGAGATTCAGGCGCTGCATGCGGCGATCAATCCTGTCGAGACGCTGTTCGTAGTGGACGCCATGACCGGCCAGGATGCCGCCAATACCGCACGTGCCTTTGGCGACGCGCTGCCACTCACTGGCGTGGTGCTGACCAAGGTCGATGGCGATGCCCGTGGCGGTGCCGCGCTGTCGGTACGTCACATTACCGGCAAGCCGATCAAGTTCCTCGGTATGGGCGAGAAGAGCGACGCGCTCGAACCGTTCCATCCTGACCGCATCGCATCGCGCATCCTCGGCATGGGCGACGTGCTCAGTCTGATCGAGCAGGCCGAGCAGACCCTCGATCGCGAGAAGGCCGAGAAGCTCACCAAGAAGCTAAAGAAGGGCAAGGGCTTCGACCTCGAGGACTTCCGCGACCAGTTGCAGCAGATGAAGAACATGGGCGGGCTCGGCGGGCTGATGGACAAGCTACCGTCGATCGGTGGCGTTAACCTTGCGCAGATGGGCAATGCCCAGGGCGCGGCAGAAAAGCAGTTCAAGCAGATGGAGGCCATCATCAACTCGATGACGCCGGCCGAGCGCCGCAATCCCGATCTCATCAGCGGTTCGCGCAAGCGTCGCATCGCGCTAGGCTCCGGTACCCAGGTGCAGGACATCGGTCGGCTGATCAAGCAGCACAAGCAGATGCAGAAGATGATGAAGAAAGTCACCGGCAAGGGGGGAATGGCCAAGATGATGCGCGGTATGGGCGGCATGTTCCCCGGTGGCGGGATGCCGAAGTTCTGA
- the rpsP gene encoding 30S ribosomal protein S16: MVTIRLARGGSKKRPFYHLTVTNSRNARDGRFVERIGFFNPIASGAEVKLSVNQERAAYWLSQGAQPSERVAQLLKEAAKAAA, encoded by the coding sequence ATGGTAACTATTCGTCTCGCCCGTGGCGGCTCCAAGAAGCGCCCTTTCTACCACCTGACCGTGACCAACAGCCGCAATGCGCGCGATGGTCGCTTCGTCGAGCGCATCGGTTTCTTCAATCCGATCGCCAGCGGTGCGGAAGTGAAGCTTTCGGTGAACCAAGAGCGCGCCGCGTACTGGCTGAGCCAGGGCGCCCAGCCGTCTGAGCGTGTTGCTCAGCTGCTGAAGGAAGCTGCCAAGGCTGCTGCCTGA
- the rimM gene encoding ribosome maturation factor RimM (Essential for efficient processing of 16S rRNA) → MSATSAPAEDLIVIGKIVSVHGVRGDVKVYSFTDPIDNLLDYRHWTLRRGDEVKQVELVRGRLQGKILVASLKGLNDREIARSYADFEICIPRTELPALASDEYYWYQLQGLKVINQLEQLLGVVDHLLETGANDVLVVKPCAGSVDERERLLPYTDQCVQRIDLELGEMRVDWDADF, encoded by the coding sequence ATGAGCGCAACGTCTGCTCCGGCCGAGGATCTTATCGTCATCGGCAAGATCGTTTCGGTGCATGGCGTGCGAGGTGACGTAAAGGTCTACTCCTTTACCGATCCGATCGACAATCTGCTCGACTACCGTCACTGGACGCTGCGGCGAGGTGACGAGGTCAAGCAGGTCGAGCTGGTCAGGGGCCGCCTTCAGGGCAAGATCCTGGTGGCGTCGCTGAAAGGGCTGAATGATCGCGAGATCGCGCGTTCGTACGCGGATTTCGAAATCTGCATTCCACGTACGGAACTGCCCGCGCTGGCCAGCGATGAGTACTACTGGTACCAGCTTCAGGGGTTGAAGGTCATCAACCAGCTCGAGCAGTTGCTCGGTGTTGTCGATCATCTGCTCGAGACCGGTGCCAATGACGTTCTGGTGGTCAAGCCCTGCGCCGGCAGCGTGGATGAGCGGGAGCGGCTGCTGCCCTATACCGATCAGTGCGTGCAGCGCATCGATTTGGAGCTGGGTGAGATGCGGGTCGACTGGGATGCGGACTTCTGA
- the trmD gene encoding tRNA (guanosine(37)-N1)-methyltransferase TrmD, whose product MSGLRVEVISLFPEMFAAIRDYGITSRAVKQGLLQLRCWNPRSYTDDRHQTVDDRPFGGGPGMVMKIQPLERALTDARHVAGEAAKVIYLSPQGRQLKQADVRQLAKEEALILIAGRYEGIDERFIEAHVDEEWSIGDYVLSGGELPAMVLIDAVTRLLPGALGHADSAEEDSFTDGLLDCPHYTRPEVYADKRVPEVLLSGNHEHIRRWRLQQSLGRTWERRADLLDSRSLSGEEQKLLEEYIRQRDDS is encoded by the coding sequence ATGTCTGGTTTGCGCGTTGAAGTCATCAGTCTGTTCCCAGAGATGTTCGCTGCGATCCGCGATTACGGGATAACCAGTCGCGCGGTCAAGCAGGGGCTCTTGCAGCTGCGCTGCTGGAACCCGCGGAGCTACACCGACGATCGTCATCAGACCGTGGATGACCGACCATTCGGTGGCGGCCCCGGAATGGTGATGAAGATCCAGCCACTGGAGCGCGCCTTGACGGACGCACGTCATGTGGCTGGAGAGGCGGCGAAGGTGATTTATCTTTCGCCGCAGGGACGTCAGCTGAAGCAGGCGGACGTCCGGCAGTTGGCGAAGGAGGAGGCACTGATCCTCATCGCTGGCCGCTATGAAGGCATCGACGAGCGTTTCATCGAGGCGCACGTAGATGAGGAGTGGTCGATCGGTGATTACGTGCTGTCCGGTGGCGAGCTGCCGGCGATGGTGCTGATCGATGCAGTGACCCGTCTGCTCCCCGGAGCGTTGGGCCATGCTGATTCCGCCGAGGAGGATTCGTTTACTGACGGCCTGCTCGACTGTCCGCATTACACGCGACCTGAGGTGTATGCGGACAAGCGTGTTCCTGAAGTGCTGCTCAGCGGCAACCATGAACACATCCGGCGCTGGCGTTTGCAGCAGTCCCTTGGGAGAACCTGGGAGCGCCGTGCCGATCTTCTGGATAGCCGCTCGCTTTCTGGAGAAGAACAGAAGCTGCTGGAGGAGTACATCCGCCAGCGGGACGATAGTTAA
- the rplS gene encoding 50S ribosomal protein L19, which translates to MTNKIIQQLEAEQMNKEIPAFAPGDTVIVQVKVKEGDRQRLQAFEGVVIGKRNRGLNSAFTVRKISNGVGVERTFQTYSPVVDSLSIKRRGDVRKAKLYYLRDLSGKAARIKEKLS; encoded by the coding sequence ATGACCAACAAGATCATCCAGCAGCTCGAAGCCGAGCAGATGAACAAAGAAATCCCGGCATTTGCCCCTGGCGACACCGTGATTGTCCAGGTGAAGGTGAAGGAAGGCGATCGTCAGCGTCTTCAGGCCTTCGAAGGTGTGGTGATCGGCAAGCGTAACCGCGGCCTGAACAGCGCCTTCACCGTCCGTAAGATCTCCAACGGTGTGGGTGTCGAGCGTACCTTCCAGACCTACAGCCCGGTCGTCGACAGCCTGAGCATCAAGCGCCGCGGCGACGTACGCAAGGCCAAGCTGTACTATCTGCGCGATCTGTCTGGTAAGGCCGCACGCATCAAGGAAAAGCTGTCCTGA
- the xerD gene encoding site-specific tyrosine recombinase XerD: MPALHDPIIDRFLDALWLEKGLADNTRDAYCSDLALFNGWLAERGASLVGVGRDAILDHLAWRLANGYKARSTARFLSGMRGFYRYLLREGLVESDPTLRIELPRLGRSLPKALSEADVEALLAAPDIGDALGLRDRAMLEVLYACGLRVSELVGMHQEQISLRQGVLRTFGKGNKERLVPLGDEAMYWLERYRRDARGLLLGDKPGDVEFLSRRGDPMTRQTFWHRIKLHARQAGIAAAISPHTLRHAFATHLLNHGADLRTVQMLLGHSDLSTTQIYTHIARARLQALHAEHHPRG; encoded by the coding sequence ATGCCGGCACTACACGATCCAATCATTGATCGTTTTCTGGATGCGCTGTGGCTGGAGAAAGGCCTGGCAGACAATACGCGCGACGCCTATTGCAGTGACCTTGCCCTGTTCAATGGTTGGCTCGCGGAGCGTGGGGCTTCCCTGGTCGGTGTGGGCCGCGACGCCATTCTCGATCACTTGGCCTGGCGCCTGGCTAATGGCTACAAGGCGCGTTCGACCGCGCGGTTTCTCTCCGGTATGCGTGGCTTCTATCGCTATCTGCTGCGTGAAGGTTTGGTGGAGAGCGATCCGACGCTGAGGATCGAGCTGCCGCGACTGGGCCGATCGCTACCCAAGGCCTTGTCCGAGGCCGACGTCGAAGCGCTGCTGGCCGCGCCGGATATTGGTGATGCGCTTGGCCTGCGCGACCGCGCGATGCTCGAGGTGCTCTACGCCTGCGGCCTGCGCGTCAGTGAGCTGGTCGGTATGCATCAGGAGCAGATAAGCCTGCGCCAGGGTGTATTACGCACCTTCGGCAAGGGCAACAAGGAGCGCCTGGTGCCGCTGGGCGATGAAGCTATGTACTGGCTGGAGCGCTATCGACGCGACGCGCGTGGCCTGTTGCTTGGCGATAAGCCGGGCGATGTCGAATTTCTGAGTCGGCGAGGCGATCCGATGACTCGCCAGACGTTCTGGCATCGAATCAAACTGCATGCCAGACAGGCCGGGATCGCTGCCGCCATCTCGCCGCATACCCTGCGGCATGCCTTTGCAACGCATCTGCTCAATCATGGCGCCGATCTGCGCACCGTGCAGATGCTGCTTGGCCACAGCGATCTATCGACTACGCAAATCTATACGCACATCGCGCGCGCGCGCCTGCAGGCGCTGCATGCCGAGCACCATCCGCGGGGCTAG
- a CDS encoding thioredoxin fold domain-containing protein, translated as MGAIRLFTVVVASLASTFVFAADPDQAIRKTLQTAQPDLPIEAIAESPMSGLYQVQLKGGRQLYASADGQFVLQGFLYRFQDGRAVNLTEQAQSQSVAREIDAIPASEMVVFAPKNPKTHITVFTDTDCGYCQKLHSEVPELNRLGVEVRYVAFPRQGMGSHGANTLTSVWCAKDRQAAMNLAKARKDVPQASCDSPIAKQYALGQLIGVQGTPAIILADGQMIPGYQPAPQLAELALQAN; from the coding sequence ATGGGCGCGATTCGTTTGTTTACCGTCGTGGTCGCCAGCCTGGCCAGTACCTTCGTCTTCGCTGCTGACCCTGATCAGGCGATTCGCAAGACGCTGCAAACGGCTCAGCCGGACCTGCCGATCGAGGCGATTGCCGAAAGTCCGATGTCGGGGCTCTATCAGGTGCAGCTGAAGGGCGGTCGCCAGCTTTACGCCAGCGCCGACGGCCAGTTCGTCTTGCAGGGCTTCCTCTATCGTTTTCAAGACGGCCGGGCAGTCAACCTTACCGAACAGGCGCAGAGTCAGTCGGTCGCGCGGGAGATCGACGCGATTCCGGCGAGCGAGATGGTGGTGTTCGCGCCGAAGAATCCGAAAACCCACATCACCGTCTTCACCGACACCGATTGCGGTTATTGCCAGAAGCTGCATAGCGAGGTTCCCGAGCTGAACCGTCTGGGCGTGGAGGTACGGTACGTCGCCTTTCCGCGCCAAGGCATGGGTAGTCACGGTGCCAATACTCTGACCAGCGTCTGGTGCGCGAAGGATCGCCAGGCCGCGATGAACTTGGCCAAGGCGCGTAAGGATGTGCCGCAGGCCAGCTGCGACAGCCCGATTGCCAAGCAGTACGCTCTCGGCCAGCTGATCGGCGTGCAGGGTACGCCTGCCATTATCCTCGCCGACGGTCAGATGATTCCTGGTTATCAGCCCGCACCGCAGCTGGCGGAGCTGGCGCTGCAGGCCAACTGA